A portion of the Limibacter armeniacum genome contains these proteins:
- a CDS encoding response regulator: protein MKILIVEDEPAIVAFLKQGLEEEGFTVETASEGSTGLEMALTGTYASGCQWSGNMQGVHL from the coding sequence ATGAAAATACTGATTGTCGAGGATGAGCCTGCTATCGTGGCATTTTTGAAGCAGGGACTGGAAGAAGAAGGTTTTACAGTTGAAACGGCAAGTGAAGGCAGTACAGGACTGGAGATGGCACTTACGGGAACGTATGCTTCCGGATGTCAGTGGAGTGGAAATATGCAGGGAGTTCATTTATAA
- a CDS encoding phosphotransferase, with protein sequence MKFEAIDSILSPLSISIFLTEKYGLSDRNTCRILRTGINHTYLATDNEKKYVFRIYSYNWRTEIDIQEELKLLNHLHDNAIPVSYPIADSVGQYIHKVEAPEGIRYTVLFSYAEGEKVRNLSLENCGDLGVLMGRMHQLTVNRTMKRVNYNVETLTHLPYQLAKEHFEESFEEMGFVRDAIALVEAAFKDVETVQLRFGTVHLDFWYDNMNLEQDGKITVFDFDFCGNGWLLLDIAYFMMQLFLTAPDKDLFELKAAAFYKGYATVAEISEQEKQLLPVAGLAIWIFYLGVQSSRFDNWSNIFLTKNYLKHFMGMAKSWLSYNKVEVIS encoded by the coding sequence ATGAAATTTGAAGCGATCGATTCCATCTTATCACCATTATCCATTTCTATTTTTCTTACTGAAAAATATGGCTTGAGTGACCGTAACACCTGTAGAATTCTACGAACAGGAATTAACCACACCTATCTGGCAACAGATAATGAAAAGAAGTATGTGTTTAGGATTTACTCATATAATTGGCGAACAGAAATTGACATTCAGGAAGAGCTGAAACTACTCAATCACTTGCATGATAATGCTATTCCGGTGTCTTACCCCATAGCAGATTCAGTTGGTCAATATATTCATAAGGTGGAAGCGCCGGAAGGCATTCGTTACACAGTCCTTTTTTCTTATGCGGAAGGGGAGAAAGTTCGAAACCTGTCTTTAGAGAATTGTGGTGATTTGGGAGTCTTGATGGGACGCATGCACCAGCTTACGGTCAATCGAACAATGAAGCGGGTGAATTATAATGTGGAGACGCTTACCCATTTACCCTATCAGTTGGCCAAAGAACATTTTGAGGAGTCATTTGAGGAGATGGGTTTTGTCCGTGATGCGATTGCGTTGGTCGAAGCTGCCTTTAAGGATGTGGAGACAGTGCAGCTGCGCTTCGGGACGGTACATTTGGACTTCTGGTACGACAATATGAACCTGGAGCAGGATGGAAAGATCACCGTATTTGATTTTGATTTCTGTGGAAATGGCTGGCTGCTGTTGGACATTGCCTACTTTATGATGCAACTGTTCTTGACAGCGCCTGATAAGGACTTGTTCGAATTGAAAGCAGCGGCGTTTTATAAGGGATATGCAACGGTAGCTGAGATTAGCGAACAGGAAAAACAATTGCTTCCGGTAGCAGGTTTGGCTATCTGGATATTTTATTTAGGCGTCCAGTCAAGCAGGTTTGACAATTGGTCAAATATCTTTTTGACTAAAAATTACCTGAAACACTTTATGGGAATGGCCAAATCGTGGTTATCCTATAACAAGGTTGAAGTGATATCTTGA
- a CDS encoding cupin domain-containing protein, with protein MSQGNIFRLIPEAIENEIFEDIIKTKNIRIERILSEGQVSPESGWYDQDEHEWVIVLQGRSQLTFDDGTVVDLKAGDYIHIEAHTKHKVSWTDPSQVTVWLAIFYK; from the coding sequence ATGTCACAAGGAAATATTTTTAGGTTAATTCCTGAAGCAATAGAGAATGAAATATTTGAGGATATCATCAAGACAAAAAATATTCGTATTGAGCGAATCTTGTCTGAAGGTCAGGTTTCTCCTGAGTCAGGTTGGTATGATCAGGACGAACATGAATGGGTAATTGTACTGCAAGGAAGGAGTCAGTTGACTTTTGATGATGGAACCGTTGTAGATTTAAAGGCTGGGGATTATATCCATATTGAAGCACACACCAAGCATAAAGTGTCATGGACCGATCCATCTCAAGTAACAGTATGGTTGGCTATCTTTTATAAATAA
- a CDS encoding nuclear transport factor 2 family protein produces MKVKVIENCGNSPKQHLLKEVNIAFAAGNVEFLLAHVTEDIIWTIVGDKTIVGKQKFHEALQEMKSYKTSEVIIDKILTHGKEGAANGIMKMESGNSYAFADFYEFSSAKGVKIKAISSYVVEI; encoded by the coding sequence ATGAAAGTCAAAGTAATTGAAAACTGTGGCAATTCTCCCAAACAACACTTACTGAAAGAAGTCAATATTGCTTTTGCGGCAGGGAATGTCGAGTTCTTGCTAGCACATGTAACGGAAGATATCATCTGGACTATCGTTGGGGACAAGACCATTGTAGGAAAGCAAAAGTTCCATGAGGCACTTCAGGAAATGAAATCTTATAAAACTTCCGAGGTGATCATTGATAAGATTCTTACACATGGTAAGGAAGGCGCAGCAAATGGTATTATGAAAATGGAATCTGGAAACAGTTATGCCTTTGCTGATTTTTATGAGTTCAGCAGTGCCAAAGGTGTAAAGATAAAAGCTATCAGCTCGTATGTGGTGGAGATCTAA
- a CDS encoding amidase, which produces MKRRNFLKKGLVSSAFFGAAGILAGETFANSHNDFDFLEWDVSQMQEAMQAGKLTSLQLTKAYLKRIETLNKKGPELRAVIATNPKAEAQAEQLDKERAAGKVRGPLHGIPILVKDNINTTALPTTAGSWALKNHQPKNAFIMDKLEEAGAILLGKANLSEWANFRSTRSSSGWSGVGGQCRNPYSLDRTPCGSSSGSGAAVAANLCAIAIGTETNGSIICPSSINGIVGIKPTVGLWSRTGIVPISHTQDTAGPMARTVTDAAVLLTALAGKDKEDQATQDAHSSIGTDFTKALDKHALKGARIGIARNFFGKYGPVDEVMDSVMETLKGQGATLVDIENVFGANDFDESEFEVLLYEFKHDLNSYLKKFNAPVKSLEELIAYNKEHAKEEMPWFGQELFEMAQQKGELTDHAYLDALKKIKEVTTTNGIDKHFKEQNLDAILAPSNGPAWTIDWLLGDHGYMGSSGLAAMSGYPNITVPAGQVKGMPIGVSFVGKAWSEAKLLAVAYAYEQASKSRIVPEFRTQVS; this is translated from the coding sequence CAGGAGGCAATGCAAGCTGGCAAACTGACATCACTTCAGTTGACAAAAGCATATCTCAAAAGAATTGAAACGCTGAATAAAAAAGGTCCTGAGTTGAGGGCTGTAATTGCGACCAATCCGAAGGCAGAAGCGCAGGCTGAGCAACTGGATAAAGAAAGAGCAGCAGGAAAGGTAAGGGGACCGTTGCATGGCATTCCGATTTTGGTAAAAGACAATATCAATACGACAGCCCTGCCAACCACCGCAGGTTCATGGGCACTGAAAAACCATCAGCCAAAGAATGCCTTTATTATGGATAAGCTGGAAGAGGCTGGTGCCATTCTATTGGGTAAAGCGAACTTGAGTGAGTGGGCAAACTTCCGGTCTACTCGTTCTTCATCAGGTTGGAGTGGTGTAGGAGGGCAATGCAGAAACCCCTATTCGCTTGACCGTACACCGTGTGGGTCAAGTTCTGGTAGTGGTGCGGCAGTCGCAGCAAACCTTTGTGCGATAGCGATAGGAACGGAGACCAATGGGTCAATTATCTGTCCGTCTTCCATTAATGGCATAGTAGGGATAAAGCCAACGGTTGGTCTTTGGAGCCGAACAGGTATCGTGCCGATTTCACATACACAAGATACAGCCGGTCCAATGGCAAGGACTGTGACAGATGCCGCTGTTTTACTTACCGCACTTGCTGGAAAAGACAAGGAGGATCAGGCTACACAGGATGCCCATTCATCTATAGGAACTGATTTTACAAAAGCCTTAGACAAGCATGCCTTGAAAGGGGCAAGAATTGGTATTGCCAGAAATTTCTTCGGCAAGTATGGACCAGTGGACGAGGTAATGGACTCAGTAATGGAAACGCTGAAAGGTCAGGGAGCTACCCTTGTGGATATTGAGAATGTATTTGGCGCAAATGATTTTGATGAATCAGAGTTTGAGGTGTTGCTATACGAGTTTAAGCACGATTTGAACAGCTACCTAAAGAAATTCAATGCACCAGTCAAGTCCTTGGAAGAGCTGATCGCTTATAACAAGGAACATGCAAAAGAAGAAATGCCTTGGTTTGGTCAGGAGCTTTTCGAAATGGCACAACAAAAAGGGGAGTTGACAGATCATGCTTACTTGGATGCCTTAAAAAAGATCAAGGAAGTAACCACCACCAATGGTATTGACAAGCATTTTAAAGAACAGAATCTGGACGCTATTCTTGCGCCAAGCAATGGTCCTGCTTGGACAATAGACTGGCTATTGGGTGACCACGGTTATATGGGAAGCTCAGGTTTGGCTGCCATGTCAGGTTATCCGAACATTACGGTTCCGGCAGGGCAGGTGAAGGGGATGCCAATCGGTGTGTCATTTGTAGGGAAAGCCTGGTCAGAAGCCAAACTTCTTGCAGTGGCATATGCTTACGAGCAGGCATCAAAAAGCAGAATTGTACCAGAATTTAGAACGCAAGTAAGCTAA